acggctgaaagggcaagcgtgtttggtgtgacggggattcgagcccgcgaccctcagattacgagtcgaacgccttaacccaccttatTGTTAAAAAAGCAATACTTTCCAAACTGTGCGGGATATTTCAAAATTTCGAGGGAAACAGCGATATTGACATCTGTCGGACATCGCGAGAACTACTAGCTCGAGatatttcacagttttaacattaaatcGCGCTATATTCCTTTCGATGACTTTATCgatattttgaaacaagtttttgtttacttctatttttgcctacgccagtaacttctcgCGCTATTTCGTTTCTtaggttttgtatataaatagCTGTCGACTCTCCGGATCCGTCAGTAATCGATATAAATGAAGGGTGTTGTGTTGAAGTGTCTGCGAGGTCTAGCAAAGTTCAGggaattattttgttgatatttAGTCCTtgtgtataaaaatgaaaaatttgtgaacattaataagaagtgtgggagtaAAGAAAAAGATGGCGAACCACAGACCAGTGGAAAAGTTGTGAAGAATCGGAAATATGatgatagttatctagattttggttttacttcagtaGATGTCAATCACAGTGAGTATCATGTCTAAAAGATTTAgctccagagtgcatgcttccaagtaaactaaaacgtcACTTAGAGACCAATCATCCTAACATGTCTAGGAAATcccgtgattattttaccagaaagttagaagaattgaaagaacaaaaatgtacatttttgaaacaatcATCAATACCAAAcaatgctttgctagcatcctacaaAATGGCACATAGAGTCACGAAATATATAAAGCCTCACACCatcgcagaagaactgattttacgtGCTGCAGTGGATATGGCGAACATTATGGTCGGTGAATCTGCGGGAAGGTTGCTTTTATCCAACAGTACTACCAGTCATACAATCCAACACATAACCGAAAACCTCAACTATCAGctgattaaaaaaatgaaagggaaggaatttaagttacagctagatgaggcgACGGATAATAACAAGGATGTTTATATGATTTGTTACACACGGTTCGTGGATggtaataaaattgtgaaaaatcttctcttttgtaaaaatatcactgcacgtacaaaggctcaagacttgTTAGAGATTCTTGATACTTTTATgcgtgaaaacaacttagactggactaagtgcGTTGGCGTCTGTACCGATGGTGATCGCTCTATGTCTGGatgttatggaggattgcaggcACTCATACGAAGCAAAGTTCTTGATGCATTGTGGACCCACTGCATAACCAACAAGGAAGCCCTTGCGTCAAAGCATCTGAGTCCTCCACTGAACCTAGTCTTGGAAAGTGTGTTGAACATGGTGACCTTTATAAAAACTCGGCCACAGAAGGCgagttaaaaagaaaactgtgtaagGATGTGGGATCCGAGCACACATATTTGTTGTGCTACTGTAGCTCGCGATGGCTCTCCCCTGTGTTCGAATGACGACAGGAACTATACTCTTATCTCGAAGAAGAAACACACGAATGTGCTAAaacttcttggatactgattctttttatcaaaattaacataCCTGTGAGATCTCTTCGAAAAACTTAATGTGTTGAATTTCTCTCTGCAGAGAAGCAACACGCACATTCTGAAACTCGCAGACAaggtttcagccttcagaaaaagttactactatagagaagaaaaatgaatgaaaatggtGACAAAGACTGTTTTCTCCTGTAGCAGCAGTTTGTTATATCCAATAAAGTTTATTTGACCcacgaactaaaatctgtttattGAGGAGCAtctaacacagctcagtgactggtttgaaaattactttccagaagatatgcATGGATCCAAAACACATTTAAAGCTAAAGTCCCATCTGAATTTACttctgcagaagaagaaaatcttatttaGCTGTCTTAtgaaaagactttaaaaacaaaatttggcagcatggaactaactgagatttggatatcagtaaaagatggaTATACGCTGCTAAGTACTAAAGCTCAGCGAATTCTAATTTCATTTGCGACGTCATATTTCTGCGAAGCTGGGTTTTCGgcggttgctgtgataaaaagcaaaTACCACGCAATTCTCAATGTGGAATAGGAAATTAGAGTGGCGGTGTTCAATCAGATTAcaaggtttgagaagctgtgcagtgTCCAACAGGTGCACACATTCCAtcagtaattgtggttatttaaaaatgaaatattgtttttactttcaatttacgtgtattattctttcataCGGCTACTAAGCTGTTTGGACATAAATACGTAATGTTTAGATTTGACTGCTTAATAAATGGTTTAGCACTTCACAACAGCGTATCCAAAACTTTCTCGGTTTACGGCGCCCTTTGTGTCTCAGCAATTTTTTTCACGTCGCCCACAGGCAAAAAGGAAAAccaattttgttttgtagttGTAGACTATAACGCCATCTCTTAGCAATAAATtgcataaatattatttactgatctTCATCCTCATGGACGTAACATTGAACTATCATTTTCTTATGAATAGAaagacatattttaatttttttagtattatacattcatttgtaaaaatattctttaactgaCAAGTGCAGTTTGTTTCTCAACCTTTTCAATACGATGGACAGTTGTGATATCTCTCTAGCTTGTGAgagtaaaaaatgaatattgtGACGATTTATACTCCAGTATCtaggccaggtgagttaaggcgtttgagtcgtaatctgagggtcgcgggttcgaaccacttgctctttcagccgtggtggcgttataatgtaacagttaatcccatCATTTGTTGGAAAaactaacccaagagttggtggtgctcgtttagctttgcgcgaaattcacaaacaaacaaacttgagtatattttcagttttctctCGTTTGTTTGTGAAGTTACAATCACCGGCAAGGTGACTTTGACTGGACCCACACCTGTATGCGGACTGGTGGTATAGAAACTAGCCAATTATTAATGGATTACCAACTTTTAACACTACTTTATTCTGATCTTAAAAACTGAACAGTTATTGAACTATAAATAGATTTCAAATAACCAATAATCATTTTAAGTGTGTGCtagtaaaatgtatataatatcacAACGACATTGATTGAATGTTTAACTGTGTGGACGTGACGCCATCTTTTGACAACATACTATAACAATATTGCAATTGTCTGCACcatttctatcataaaaacagaaaactagtCTCAACGTATTTATGACCGCTTACAAACATAATTAATGGACACGTACACAGTTATGATTCCTCTCGAAATTACTATCCCAAATCTATCGTCACGTTCTTTAGTTGCCTAAATATTTGACACATAAACATAACGCTTAtcttaaaaattaattgtaagGTGAACGTAACTAATCACTCACTATATTTTTGCTTTATCAAGAGACAAGAAGATGCGACAGaagtaattaaagtatgtggTTATCCTTTTGTGTCGTGTAAAAAACGCATACTTTGTAATTTGTCTTTCGTTTTGTCTTTATTATTCAGGAAGACGAGTTACATTGAATACTCATATTTTCACCTTTTTGTATTTAAGTTGCCCGTTTTTTTCCGAccacataaaaaatacaaaacttgtttTTGCGTCTCCGTCATcattaaaacaatgatttttatcAACGTGTCCGAACCctatagtttaaaaattaaactactgtGCAtctcattttgtttgtaaagcaataaaatttgatactgaaaagaaaacagttatattgaaagaaacaaacatttaaataagtgtggtacataaaattttaaatacaaacgtGCCTTTATTGTTTGTTCACCTAAACAACACTTTGtccatataatgaaataaatggtCAGGCCAGACACTCCCGTAGTTCATTAGGAATTgcatctaattttgaactgtggACCAAAGGGAAGAAAACCAGTTGGTACAAACTTCCACCTGCAGCTGATACtcttaatttaataatacaaacGACAGTAACTCTTATTATACACTACAGCCAAACATGTTAAGTATATTTACCGACAATCCTCAGATTCCCATTTCAATTCCTCACCATTAGaccatatatatagttacatttcAGCAACCCTTATtatgaaatactatttttttttttagacaatatgaaagaaagaataaaataagttgTGTTTAAACAGCAAAATACAATTCTCAGACATTTTTCCTGAATTACAAAGATATTCAAATTTAGTACTTTGCATGAACATGTAAGATCAAAACCAATAAAGCAAGTGTAAATAAAGGCTTGAAAAATATAACACTAATATCATTTCacaatgtaacatttatttattttaacatttttaacactatatacaatataacatcaTTAAATCGGATTATCAGATAATGGAGTAACATTTAATATCATCTgatgaaacaaattataattaatctaattcttttaataaaagcattttattttagaaactgcAAAAACAGaaggtgttttttatataaaatcaattACATGATTTTCTTGTGTTAAACCTATTAATGTTCAACACTCCATAGGATATAGATTatttttttagagttataaactcAAGCAGGTGTTTTACTGCTCTAGGTTTTATCAACATAAAAGCATGTCATTATCcatatcaatttaaaatttagattatgaCTTCTGTAATACACAGTGGTCAACATCTAAGATCCTATGCATAAACTTCCATTTTCCTCATAACAGAAaaggatttaaaaataaaatcaaagatataacaaaacaggtgtttaaattctttatttaaatatattctactATCTGTAGCAATGAATAcagcatttaaaatattgtactcAATTCATAGTTTTctcttaaaaagaaaacatttaacttcTGAAGAATCCACCACCAGTAAATTCCATTCTCTGAAATagagaaaaatacacaaaataagcagtgaaattataaaaattattgaaactgGCAACAAGGAATTTTTCATTGAGAAGAAATGGTTTAGTTGTagagaaaaatgaatttttttggtAATAACAATGATTATTAGGCCAGatatattttgcaaaaaatattgaaaaaacacaATACTAAGATATCTAAtcacttgataaatatttataataaaaaaaatccaattcCTAAAACGCTTGAAAAGACAAATTGACAAATagatacatttaatatataaattaaaaagaaaataaaaataccaaaatatcaaGTGATTGTAATTATAAACATTCACATACCTAAACTAAAACTACTTGAATGATATAGACATTACTTCTGTATGctactgtttttataataaaaatgtgcaaGGTTAGATTTAGATATCCACTATCCATCTCACATTGGATAAACTTACATCATGCATTATTACGATAAGTTTATTGGAAACAGTTAACATTTCATATGTACTTTTGGCTGCTACAGTTCTACCAAATGttctagtttattttttgttttgtttttgaatttcatgtaaagctacacaagggctatctatgctagctgtccctaatttagcagtgtaagactagagagaagacagctagtcatcaccaactcttgggctactcttttaccaatgaatagtgggattgaccatacattataacgcccccatggctgaaaaggtgagtacgtttggtgtgacggggattcgagcctgtaaccctcagattagcattcaagtgccttaaccaccaggacaTGCTGGGCCTAACTGTTCTAGTACTCAATGAAAATGATATTCTCTGTTTGACTTGATATAGCAATTAACATTTTCCTGTGAAAGATTCAAAACAGAGAAGATAAAACTGACCATTTTAAACCATACTAATGGTACTTAttcaaattatatacaaacaGGCAGTTTAGGTTgattaaaaaaaaggaattatttaTAGTAAGACAGAACTGTTATGTTTAATGAACCCACCACCTAAATCATTATTTGATGAAAGTGTACATCTGTCTCTGCTTACAACTAGTGAAATACTGTCACCAAATGTAATACATATTCTTAGGAATCCCACAGAACTGAGATCTGTCTGTAGGAAGAGGAGGGAGTGGAATTTGGTTCTCACATCTCTGTCTTTCCTGTGCATTTAAATGGTGGGTCAGCTAGGTACCATTACTGATACTCTAGCACAGGGTTATTGACAAAGCAGTCTGGatgtgttttaaaactgttaataatgaTACAAGTCAGAAGCATAATCTTCTCAAAGTTTATTACTACAAATAGTAAAATATCTTGACGACAATCAGACAATGGCACACAAATCAGCTCAGAATTGTTGGAACACAATAAGAAGACAACTTCTCTAGCTGAAAcacaatcagaaaaaaacaacttttctagctttatttattttcagtcttCTAGCATTTAGCAACAACAGCACTATTATTAAATTATGGCTAACTTTGAAACATCTTGGTGGATGCAGTGAAGATAGCCCAACTgcaatgaataacaaataaaaaacatttaagaaacttaACTTCTGTTTCTCCTTGACTGAAACAACCATCTAAGTTTCAGGAGCAGTTTTGGAAAAACTTGCTAACTCCAGGGGTCTAATGTAATACGTGGTGACCAGCAAAGTTTAAAGTGGTGCACAAAAATCTAAATTTGTAATACTCTTTGGTGACAACACTTTTACTTTATAGCATTAGAGAGCATTTCAACATACACTGATCATGAgctgaaaatgtttgaaatgatGCTAACATGAAAGAGTACAATTGATGCTAGCCATGGCATAGGCATGTACAGGCTTCAGGCAAAGAAAGAAACTGTACAGGTAATCAGACATGTATAGGCTTCAGGCAAAGAATATGGTATAAGTATTTGGGTATGTACAGTGTTCAGGTATTGAGGAAAATGGTGTGAGCAACTGGGTATGTACAGGATTCAGGTATAGAGGAAAATGGTGTAAGCAATTGGGTATGTACAGGGTTCAGGTATAGAGGAAAATGGTGTGAGCAACTGGGTATGTACAGGGTGCAGGTATAGAGGAAAATGGTGTGAGCAACTGGGTATGTACAGGGTTCAGGTATAGAGGAAAATGGTGTGAGCAGTTAGTTATTTACAAGTTTCATGTATGAAGGAAAAGAAAACAACCTTCCTTTAGAAAATTTAGAATAATGACaccattacaacataaataaaatttgcCTGAGTTTAATAACAATTTGGttccaaaaaatgaaaatatattctgTAATAGAGAAAAAGTTCTCTTTCAGGTCCTAGAATAACAAGTGTATAATTTAACCTCTTCAAAAGTTTGAGCCATATTTTTATCACCAGAATGTTGAAGGTTTTACAAGGCAGGGGGAGCTGTATTGCCATTGCCCAAAGAGGacacataaataaaactaaaaattaatgccaattatattttttttctttctgacttAATTTACCGAGAACCACTTAGTccaattttaaataatgttttggtTTTCTGCCTAAAGTTCatgttttacacaaaattaacatGAAAACTAAACTACAGAAGATAAAGTTCatgttttacacaaaattaacatGAAAACTAAACTACAGAAGACaagtttacagtttttgttgttactaTCATACCTGCTGTGGCTCCACAAAGTCTAACCAGTCTGATGCATGTGTAGGTAACAAACCCATCGAAGAACATTTGTACAATGCAACTGCTAAACAAACTAGATTTCCAAATAGATACACAACTTTTTGGAAGAAAGCTTGGCTCCCTTCTATGAGTTTAAAGGCTAGTGACAAAACgaaaaaatagaaaagataaataaatataatataaaaaataacaatgtaatttTGTTGGATTTTATCAGAATAACTAATATTAAGAATCTCTTCCAATCCTAATCTAGACATGCCAGATATGTGAATTAGAATAAGTGAAACCCAACTTAGCTCATTTGAAACCACTGTTTTAAGAAATTGAGCTATTAAACAGTTCAAAAAGTGAAGCTCACCTAACTCCATACATCCGAGCAAATGCTACAAACATCCAACTTGAATATCTCgatttatttatagaaatgtGACAGC
This sequence is a window from Tachypleus tridentatus isolate NWPU-2018 chromosome 5, ASM421037v1, whole genome shotgun sequence. Protein-coding genes within it:
- the LOC143250828 gene encoding ER membrane protein complex subunit 4-like; translation: MNLFIMYMAGNSISIFPIMMVGMLFLRPVKALITIQSTFKLIEGSQAFFQKVVYLFGNLVCLAVALYKCSSMGLLPTHASDWLDFVEPQQRMEFTGGGFFRS